The DNA window CCCTCACCGGCGGCGGCATGCTGCGCGTCGCCGCCGGATCCTCGGTGCGGATTTTCGGGCCGCAGTCCGACTCTGATAAACCCGCTCCGGGCGGCTCCGCGGACGCCGTCGCCCGTGGGAACGTCGCCTGTACCAAGGCTACGGGGGAGGACAGCTCCCCCGATGAGTCCGACGCCGCCATTCCGCTTCAGTCGGTGGGGAACCCCGGTGGCGGGGCGGCCGTGCCGGCGGCGCCTGCCGCCGTCGTCGTACCTCCCATGCCTGCCACGACGCCCGCGGTGATCGGGCCCAGCGCCGAAGACCTGGCACTGATCCCGGAGCCCGCCGGGACCCCTGAATCCGTGGTGGAGGGCGTCGCCGAGGCGCATCCGGATTCCGTGGGCGTGCTGCTTCTCGCCGACAAGCTGGTGAAGGGCATCAACACGAAGTCCGGCAGCTGCCTCAAGGATCTCAGCGACCTCGCGCACGAACTGTTCATCATTCTCAAGGATCCCGACGCCGCGCTGTCCGTGGCCGACCTGCTCAACGTGCTGCCTTTCGATGGCAACCCGGGCCGCTGGGCGTCCGTGGAGGCATCCCTCGCCCTGTCCACCTACATCTGCCGGCAGACGGGGCAGAAGGACCGGGCGGCGGTCTACGAGAAGCTGCTCCGGTCCCCGGAAAACCAGGAAACGGATCCGTTCAAGGCCCGGATGCAGGCCCGGGTGCGCCAGCGGTCGCTGAATGAACCCAACCTGTACGACAAAGAGATTTTCCGGTCCATGGACAATTCCAACCATGAGGCCGAGCGCGAATGGCGCCTGCTGCGCCTCGAGTCGCTGCTGTTCCTGCGTGCGCACGGCGGGTCGCAGACCATCAGCGCCGGGGAACTGGAACGGCGGATCGCCAATGAACTGGAATCCGTCCGGGGATAGCTCATCGACCGTCCGGCGCGGGCCCAGGTGATTCCGTTTCTGCTCTAGCCCGGGCTGTGCCGAAGTTGTAGATTCAGGCCATGACGAACAATCTGAGCGTTGTGATCAACTCGGACGCGCCGCAGGTTTGGACAATGTTGCGTGAACCCTCCAAGGTCGCCCAGTGGCATGGTTGGGAGGCAGACGACCTCACGGCGGAAATCAATGAGATCTACTTCAGCAGCGCCGTGGTCGAAAGCGCGGACCACACCACGCTGACCGTCAACGGCGGTGACATCTTCACGCTGAAGCCAGTCCCCACCGGCACCGAGGTCAACGTCACCCGCGCCGCGATGGACCACAACTCCGAATGGGCTGCCTGGGACGAGGACATCACCCAGGGCTGGCTCACGTTCCTCCACCAGTTGCGGTTCGCCCTGGAACGGCATCCGCACGGCAAGCGCCGGACCTGCTTCTTTTCGGTTCCCGGAAGCGGGGGGTCGGCGATCGAAAAACTTGGCCTGAAAGACGTCCCCGCCGCGGGCGAGAATTATTCGCTCACCCTGGCCACCGGCGAGGAGATCTCGGGCAAGGTCTGGTACAAAACGAACCACCAGGTGGGGCTCACCGTGCACAGCTACGCTGAGCACGGCGAAGGCCTGCTGATCGTGGCGGACCAGCCTGTCATCCCGGATGTCAGGCCCGACGGCGGTTCGATGGTGATCCTGTCGACGTACGATCTGGGGGCCCACAGCTTGGAGACCATCCGCACCCTGTGGGACGACTGGCGCTCTGAGAACTACCCCACATCGGAACCCATCCACTGAGGCTTCACGCGGGTTAGCTGGCACACTTGAACCGTGCCAGCCAATCCTGAACCGGAACCGCCCGCCCGCCAGTCGGAATTCTCTTTCCGTGTGGGCAAGCGGCTCACCGAATCCTGCCGCCCCTCCGCCGAGCAGGTGTCCGCCAACGGTGGCGAGTTCCTCGGCAGGACCGGCACCATCGCCACGCCGCACGGCGAGATCCAGACGCCGGCCTTTATCGCCGTCGGAACCAAAGCGACAGTGAAGTCGGTGCTGCCCGAATCCATGGCGGAACTGGGGGCGCAGGCCCTGCTGGCCAACGCCTACCATCTCTACCTCCAGCCGGGTCCGGACGTCCTGGACGAGGCCGGCGGGCTGGGCGCCTTCATGAACTGGCCGGGCCCCACCTTCACGGATTCCGGCGGATTCCAGGTGATGAGCCTGGGCTCGGGCTTCAAGAAGGTCATCGACATGAAGTCCGTGGACCAGTCCGGACCCGACGACGCCGTGGCCGCGGGCAAGGAGCGACTGGCCCACGTGGACAACGACGGCGTGTGGTTCAAGAGCCACCTCAACGGGGACCGGCACCGATTCTCCCCCGAGATCTCCATGCAGGTCCAGCACCAGATCGGCGCGGACATCATGTTCGCCTTCGACGAGCTCACGACGCTGCAGAACTCGCGCGGCTACCAGGAAGAGTCGCTGGAGCGCACCCGGCTGTGGGCCCTCCGCTGCCTCGACGAGCACTTCCGCCTGACGTCGGAGCGCGCGGGCAAGCCCTACCAGGCGCTGTTCGGCGTGATCCAGGGCGCGCAGTACGAGGACCTGCGGCGGAAGGCCTGCCGGGATCTTGGCGCCATGGCCTTTGACGGGTACGGGATCGGCGGGGCCCTGGAGAAGGAAAACCTCGGCACGATCGTGCGCTGGTGCAACGAGGAACTCCCGGAGAACAAGCCGCGGCACCTGCTGGGCATTTCCGAACCGGACGACATCTTCACGGCGATCGAAAACGGCGCG is part of the Arthrobacter sp. KBS0703 genome and encodes:
- a CDS encoding DUF6707 family protein, which produces MTHPPAAQNFREQQAGSLQAGDHLLLPDGERSAEIYSVEIENDDFGTPAIVLATLTGGGMLRVAAGSSVRIFGPQSDSDKPAPGGSADAVARGNVACTKATGEDSSPDESDAAIPLQSVGNPGGGAAVPAAPAAVVVPPMPATTPAVIGPSAEDLALIPEPAGTPESVVEGVAEAHPDSVGVLLLADKLVKGINTKSGSCLKDLSDLAHELFIILKDPDAALSVADLLNVLPFDGNPGRWASVEASLALSTYICRQTGQKDRAAVYEKLLRSPENQETDPFKARMQARVRQRSLNEPNLYDKEIFRSMDNSNHEAEREWRLLRLESLLFLRAHGGSQTISAGELERRIANELESVRG
- the tgt gene encoding tRNA guanosine(34) transglycosylase Tgt; the encoded protein is MPANPEPEPPARQSEFSFRVGKRLTESCRPSAEQVSANGGEFLGRTGTIATPHGEIQTPAFIAVGTKATVKSVLPESMAELGAQALLANAYHLYLQPGPDVLDEAGGLGAFMNWPGPTFTDSGGFQVMSLGSGFKKVIDMKSVDQSGPDDAVAAGKERLAHVDNDGVWFKSHLNGDRHRFSPEISMQVQHQIGADIMFAFDELTTLQNSRGYQEESLERTRLWALRCLDEHFRLTSERAGKPYQALFGVIQGAQYEDLRRKACRDLGAMAFDGYGIGGALEKENLGTIVRWCNEELPENKPRHLLGISEPDDIFTAIENGADTFDCVSPTRVARNSAFYTPTGRYNLSGAKYKRDFGPLQEGCDCYACLNYSRAYIHHLFKAKEMLSATLISIHNERFVVKMVDDARLAIESGDFFEFKAETLARYYS